In one window of Deltaproteobacteria bacterium DNA:
- a CDS encoding MMPL family transporter produces MSSPTTQSGFGAFIIRHRWPVLAISVLVTLTFAYFMQYVTLKTPTIDLFPKSHPYVQTYAQYEDTFGGANVIVLTLEVKDGSIYNTQTLEKLQKVTKSLELLPAVNNYSVLSLSQRKIKITTVDEVQGFRSDPVMWPGVPQTQEELDALRTKIYASGRYHGNLVSSDDKSLMIVAGFFERGLQSAGDSLEEIVRRMAAAEGRDAEEAVATLKRVSETEIWKPNDTLFDAIDKLCRSVEDENHQMRMIGRPIMLGWINREFPSLVKIFFATVAAIIICLFLYFRAFVGVLIPTMTAVASAIWGLGFLGLLAFLQARGIDLFKLGDYHFNPLVIVVPFIISARALSHSVQLIERYMEELERTGHRQDAAVFTFHGLSKPGIVSIVTDAAGVFIVAITPIPLMQKLALTCGFWIMSIIVTDMILNPVLLTIIPPPKRKAVGEGKSLLNHVLTWMTHASTQRHQKTILVVTIVVFAIGLWFARGLKIGDVHPGTPMLWPDSQYNIDTAAIGERFGKTEILTIVVEGAERDQIKSPQILLTMEKFQRELEAMDEVSYTASIADLVPDIVRIMHGSHPKWGLIPENLFDSGFYLGMIFSGAEPGDLDRFIDRKMQNANISVYLSDHKGETLRAVIAQAKQFIAENPVENAQFRLAGNMGGLLAAVNESIVRSELKVTILAFAFVFLCCVIAYKSFWAGVYFLIPISISNYLTYALMGVLGIGLDVNSLPVVALGVGLGVDYGLYVVGRIEEAYARTGDIVESTAYAMMTAGRAVFFTATTMVLGIIFWAFSFLRFQAEMGTLLAFWMVISMLGGLILLPTLIVTFKPKFVTHRGPARS; encoded by the coding sequence ATGTCCAGTCCCACGACGCAGAGCGGTTTCGGCGCGTTCATCATCCGCCATCGGTGGCCGGTGCTCGCGATTTCGGTGCTCGTCACGCTGACGTTCGCGTATTTCATGCAATACGTGACGCTCAAGACGCCGACGATCGACCTGTTTCCCAAGAGCCATCCGTACGTTCAGACCTATGCCCAATACGAAGACACCTTCGGCGGCGCGAACGTCATCGTCCTGACCCTCGAGGTCAAGGACGGCTCGATCTACAACACGCAGACTCTCGAAAAGCTCCAGAAAGTCACGAAGTCGCTGGAACTCCTGCCGGCCGTCAACAACTACTCGGTGCTCTCGCTGTCGCAGCGCAAGATCAAGATCACCACGGTCGACGAGGTTCAGGGATTCCGGTCCGACCCCGTCATGTGGCCGGGCGTGCCGCAGACGCAGGAGGAGCTCGACGCCCTGCGGACGAAGATTTACGCGAGCGGCCGTTACCACGGAAATCTTGTTTCCAGCGACGACAAGTCGCTCATGATCGTGGCGGGATTTTTCGAGCGCGGTCTGCAAAGCGCGGGTGATTCGCTCGAAGAAATCGTCCGCCGCATGGCCGCGGCCGAAGGACGCGACGCCGAGGAAGCCGTCGCGACGCTGAAGCGCGTTTCCGAAACGGAAATTTGGAAGCCCAACGACACGCTGTTCGACGCGATCGACAAGCTCTGCCGATCGGTGGAAGACGAGAACCACCAGATGCGGATGATCGGTCGCCCGATCATGCTGGGCTGGATCAATCGCGAGTTCCCGTCGCTCGTCAAGATCTTCTTCGCGACGGTTGCGGCGATCATCATTTGCCTCTTTCTATACTTCCGCGCATTCGTGGGCGTGCTCATTCCCACCATGACGGCGGTCGCGTCCGCGATTTGGGGACTGGGATTCCTGGGCCTCTTGGCGTTTTTGCAGGCCCGGGGCATCGATCTGTTCAAGCTCGGCGACTACCACTTCAATCCGCTGGTCATCGTCGTTCCATTCATCATCAGCGCCCGCGCGCTGTCGCATTCGGTGCAGCTCATCGAGCGCTACATGGAAGAGCTCGAACGCACCGGACACCGGCAGGACGCCGCCGTCTTCACTTTTCACGGCCTGTCCAAACCCGGCATCGTCTCCATCGTGACCGACGCGGCCGGCGTGTTCATCGTCGCCATTACGCCCATTCCGCTGATGCAAAAGCTCGCACTCACGTGCGGTTTCTGGATCATGTCGATCATCGTCACGGACATGATCCTGAATCCCGTTCTGCTCACCATCATTCCGCCGCCGAAGCGCAAGGCCGTCGGCGAGGGCAAATCGCTGCTCAACCACGTGCTCACATGGATGACGCACGCGAGCACGCAGCGACATCAGAAGACGATTCTCGTCGTGACCATCGTCGTGTTCGCGATCGGATTGTGGTTTGCACGCGGGCTCAAGATCGGCGACGTACACCCCGGCACGCCCATGCTCTGGCCCGATTCGCAATACAATATCGATACGGCGGCGATCGGCGAACGATTCGGCAAGACGGAGATTCTCACGATCGTCGTCGAGGGAGCGGAGCGCGATCAGATCAAGAGCCCGCAGATCCTGCTCACGATGGAAAAATTCCAGCGCGAACTCGAGGCCATGGACGAGGTGTCGTACACCGCGTCGATCGCGGATCTCGTGCCGGACATCGTGCGCATCATGCACGGCTCGCACCCCAAGTGGGGACTGATTCCGGAAAACCTCTTCGATTCGGGTTTCTACCTCGGCATGATCTTCTCGGGCGCCGAGCCGGGCGACCTTGACCGGTTCATCGACCGCAAAATGCAAAACGCGAACATCAGCGTCTATTTGAGCGATCACAAGGGCGAGACGCTGCGCGCGGTCATCGCCCAGGCCAAGCAGTTCATCGCGGAGAATCCGGTCGAAAACGCGCAGTTTCGGCTTGCCGGCAACATGGGCGGCCTGCTCGCCGCCGTGAACGAGTCGATCGTTCGCAGCGAGCTCAAGGTCACGATCCTCGCGTTTGCGTTCGTGTTCCTGTGCTGCGTGATTGCGTACAAGTCGTTCTGGGCGGGCGTGTACTTCCTGATTCCCATCTCGATTTCCAACTACCTCACGTACGCGCTGATGGGCGTGCTCGGTATCGGACTCGACGTCAACTCGCTGCCGGTCGTTGCTCTCGGCGTCGGCCTCGGCGTCGACTACGGTCTCTACGTGGTGGGCCGTATCGAGGAAGCGTACGCTCGAACGGGCGACATCGTGGAATCGACCGCCTACGCGATGATGACGGCGGGACGAGCGGTCTTTTTCACCGCGACGACCATGGTGCTGGGCATCATCTTCTGGGCGTTTTCGTTCCTGCGTTTCCAGGCGGAGATGGGCACGCTCCTCGCCTTTTGGATGGTCATCAGCATGCTGGGCGGCTTGATCCTGCTCCCGACGTTGATCGTGACGTTCAAGCCGAAATTCGTGACTCACCGGGGCCCGGCCCGTTCGTAG
- a CDS encoding enoyl-CoA hydratase/isomerase family protein, translating into MTEYETLLMEQSGRVAVVRLHRPGAKNAMSVAMMRELIAVGERIGADLSIGAVVVTGSAEVFSGGVDLRDPELAAVFGLPLASKRRVLDAGPRLCRVWEELPQPTFAAVEGWCVGGGAALAMACDFRIVADGATIRIPEIERGMNFSWGSLPRIVSLVGPACAKKWVMFAESIDASEALRSGFAQWTCPRGEAERFAIDRARALCEMPLAAVMMTKQTVNAIGAAAKPVVHMDTDQFALTLGSEDFQEGVASFLEKRSPKFNQGLPEPESFDPDR; encoded by the coding sequence ATGACCGAGTACGAGACGCTCCTGATGGAACAATCCGGACGGGTTGCCGTCGTGCGGCTGCATCGGCCGGGGGCGAAAAACGCGATGTCCGTCGCAATGATGCGCGAATTGATCGCGGTCGGCGAGCGGATCGGCGCCGACCTGTCGATCGGCGCGGTCGTGGTGACCGGTTCCGCGGAGGTTTTCAGCGGCGGCGTGGATCTGCGGGATCCGGAACTCGCGGCCGTCTTCGGACTTCCCCTCGCGTCGAAAAGACGGGTGCTCGATGCCGGACCGCGCTTGTGCCGAGTGTGGGAAGAGCTGCCGCAGCCGACGTTTGCGGCGGTCGAAGGGTGGTGCGTGGGCGGCGGCGCGGCGCTCGCGATGGCGTGCGACTTTCGCATCGTGGCCGACGGCGCGACGATCCGGATTCCCGAGATCGAACGCGGCATGAACTTCAGTTGGGGGTCGCTGCCGCGGATCGTCTCGCTCGTCGGGCCGGCATGCGCGAAGAAATGGGTGATGTTCGCCGAATCGATCGACGCATCCGAAGCTCTGCGTTCCGGCTTTGCTCAGTGGACGTGCCCGCGCGGCGAAGCGGAGCGATTCGCCATCGATCGCGCGCGGGCGCTTTGCGAAATGCCGCTCGCGGCCGTGATGATGACAAAGCAGACGGTCAACGCAATCGGCGCGGCGGCGAAGCCTGTCGTTCACATGGACACCGACCAGTTCGCGCTCACGCTCGGGTCCGAGGATTTTCAGGAGGGCGTGGCGTCGTTCCTCGAAAAGCGCTCTCCCAAATTCAATCAGGGCTTGCCTGAACCCGAGTCCTTCGATCCGGATCGATAG
- a CDS encoding transglycosylase SLT domain-containing protein, whose translation MFLVAACAGIGPDDDLGEHRDRQLDEYVRAIDDALADLDVDEADAAYDRARARLRFLKDIPYARKTVEVYHPRLMERAARVVDTKRQVRDMVRVVLYRGYDPETMGAPETVFRFGSLAERLQSAPPHRRAEVERMIAHFLDSGRDQYRIYLRRMAKYRNHVERVFGAYGVPQELLCVAMIESAGDPKRVSPAGAAGLWQFIPETARRYKLVVGRGVDQRFDPMLETYAAAAYFRDLLDMFGGEVEPALAGYNCGESFVANALASAGPGGFWSLQPHGRGDGRAMTIPKETYDYVARFFAVGIIYQNLERYGFDQPAADDDPFVMLEMVGSLDLDRLAADLNLDPEKLALMNSSFVDRRADADQRVLVRLPAAPVEQYVDILRGTRNYRVSYVYRHRVTNYETFRAVAEDYGVSPARIAVHNNLDSEDRLKPGIMLQIPTTMRNQRAAQASEQNIAWWRTYLERNAPKAP comes from the coding sequence GTGTTTCTCGTCGCGGCCTGCGCCGGAATCGGCCCGGACGACGACCTCGGCGAACATCGCGACCGGCAACTCGACGAATACGTTCGCGCCATCGACGACGCGCTCGCGGATCTCGACGTGGACGAGGCCGACGCCGCGTATGACCGAGCGCGGGCGCGCCTGCGTTTCCTGAAGGACATTCCGTACGCGCGAAAGACCGTCGAGGTCTACCATCCGCGTCTCATGGAGCGCGCCGCGCGCGTGGTGGACACCAAGCGGCAGGTGCGCGACATGGTGCGCGTCGTGCTCTACCGAGGGTACGACCCCGAAACCATGGGCGCTCCCGAGACCGTTTTTCGGTTCGGATCGCTCGCCGAGCGACTGCAATCCGCGCCGCCGCATCGCCGAGCCGAGGTCGAGAGAATGATCGCGCATTTTCTCGACTCCGGGCGCGATCAATACCGGATCTACCTGCGGCGCATGGCCAAGTACCGTAACCACGTCGAGCGCGTTTTCGGAGCCTACGGAGTTCCGCAGGAACTGCTGTGCGTGGCCATGATCGAATCCGCGGGAGACCCCAAGCGCGTTTCGCCCGCCGGCGCGGCGGGGCTCTGGCAGTTCATTCCCGAGACCGCGCGGCGGTACAAACTCGTCGTCGGGCGTGGCGTCGATCAGCGTTTCGACCCGATGCTCGAAACTTACGCAGCCGCCGCGTACTTTCGCGATCTGCTCGATATGTTCGGCGGCGAGGTCGAACCCGCACTCGCCGGATACAACTGTGGCGAGTCCTTCGTCGCCAACGCGCTGGCGTCGGCCGGGCCGGGGGGATTCTGGTCGCTGCAACCGCACGGGCGCGGCGACGGTCGGGCGATGACGATTCCGAAGGAAACCTACGACTACGTCGCGCGGTTTTTCGCGGTGGGGATCATCTATCAGAATCTCGAACGGTACGGATTCGATCAGCCCGCCGCGGACGACGATCCCTTTGTGATGCTCGAGATGGTGGGTTCGCTGGATCTCGACCGGCTCGCGGCTGACCTGAATCTCGATCCCGAAAAGCTCGCGCTCATGAATTCATCGTTTGTCGATCGCCGCGCCGACGCCGATCAGCGCGTTTTGGTGCGCCTGCCTGCGGCGCCGGTCGAGCAGTACGTCGACATCCTGCGCGGTACGCGCAACTACCGCGTGTCGTACGTCTATCGCCATCGGGTGACGAACTACGAGACATTTCGCGCGGTGGCGGAAGACTACGGCGTGAGCCCGGCGCGCATCGCGGTCCACAACAACCTGGATTCCGAGGATCGCCTGAAGCCGGGCATCATGCTGCAAATTCCCACCACAATGCGGAATCAGCGTGCGGCGCAGGCGTCGGAGCAGAATATCGCGTGGTGGCGAACGTACCTCGAACGCAACGCGCCCAAAGCGCCGTGA
- a CDS encoding DUF1329 domain-containing protein, with protein sequence MKSRTAWIVVAAFALSIVLAATAIGQSKLTRENWISEVGFAPDLSGAPPAGQTITSGDLAKWKAWIPDGVQVLMTKYGFKIYTKDYQPIVPADTYIDVTNKYRGTAKIVDTGTQYRKLGLEGYQAGLPFPQPKNGLEIAWNYTYAYGGDDSENYFAVYWISAKGGVERTEDWIWTYINRAVNRTDIAPIPGFEESKKEGVQYYSLTTALSPPDKKGFSALYTRMIEPQDQQGYIYVPAQRKSTRFAFGTRGDAWNNTDLLYEDVRGYLGYPEWMNWTLKEKKTMLLPMNSQVPHGKEAVKQVYDFDNAPHWNFKAKWEPRPVYVLEVKAKFPDYPYSKMVFYVDAESSFIAVKDAFDKKGQLWKVLVNAWNASPNPKTTPAAIGTSLVVDLQSEHATAFGWQKSRANTGMKPEEFTLGRLRKIEN encoded by the coding sequence ATGAAATCGAGGACCGCTTGGATCGTGGTGGCAGCATTCGCATTGTCGATCGTGCTCGCGGCGACGGCGATCGGACAGAGCAAGCTCACGCGGGAAAACTGGATCAGCGAGGTGGGATTCGCCCCTGATCTGAGCGGCGCGCCACCGGCGGGACAGACGATCACGTCGGGTGATCTGGCCAAGTGGAAGGCGTGGATCCCGGATGGCGTCCAGGTTCTCATGACCAAGTACGGATTCAAGATCTACACGAAGGACTACCAGCCCATCGTCCCCGCGGACACCTACATCGACGTGACGAACAAGTACCGCGGTACGGCGAAGATCGTCGACACCGGCACGCAGTACCGTAAGCTTGGCCTCGAGGGGTATCAGGCGGGCCTGCCGTTCCCACAGCCGAAGAACGGGCTCGAAATCGCGTGGAACTACACCTACGCTTACGGCGGCGACGATTCCGAGAACTACTTCGCGGTCTACTGGATCAGCGCCAAGGGCGGCGTCGAGCGCACCGAGGATTGGATCTGGACCTACATCAACCGCGCCGTGAACCGCACGGACATCGCGCCGATCCCGGGGTTCGAGGAGTCGAAAAAGGAAGGCGTTCAGTACTATTCACTGACGACCGCCCTTTCGCCGCCCGACAAGAAGGGCTTCTCGGCGCTCTACACGCGCATGATCGAGCCGCAGGACCAGCAGGGCTACATCTACGTCCCCGCGCAGCGCAAATCGACGCGTTTTGCGTTCGGTACGCGCGGCGACGCGTGGAACAACACCGACCTGCTCTACGAGGACGTGCGCGGCTACCTCGGCTACCCCGAGTGGATGAATTGGACCCTCAAGGAAAAGAAGACCATGCTCCTGCCGATGAATTCGCAGGTTCCTCACGGCAAGGAGGCCGTGAAGCAGGTCTACGACTTCGACAACGCGCCGCACTGGAATTTCAAGGCGAAGTGGGAACCGCGGCCCGTGTACGTGCTTGAGGTCAAGGCCAAGTTCCCCGACTATCCGTACAGCAAGATGGTGTTCTATGTGGACGCCGAAAGCTCGTTCATCGCGGTCAAAGACGCCTTCGACAAGAAGGGCCAGCTCTGGAAAGTGCTTGTGAACGCGTGGAACGCGTCTCCGAATCCGAAGACGACGCCTGCGGCGATCGGCACCTCGCTCGTCGTGGACCTGCAGTCCGAGCACGCCACGGCCTTCGGGTGGCAGAAGTCGCGCGCGAACACCGGGATGAAACCCGAGGAGTTCACGCTCGGCCGCCTGCGCAAGATCGAGAACTGA
- a CDS encoding carboxypeptidase regulatory-like domain-containing protein encodes MKAKDSFWRMLVALVAVLTMGSLAFVAACGGDDDDDDSSSGDDDATDDDTDDDTDDDATDDDADDDADDDTGDDDTVDGSSISGTATDFKEGTPLPEATVEAVNDEDGSSFDPPIIETADENGFVTLTGIPDDAKGAVAIKVTYNGYKDTYQFHFETGTANEEFLAVSNTVVTLVSGLLGITPDPTKGFASGGVYWSDGTEEYPVGCAEVTFDPGVSEVHYFKESVLGVLPTDERDTDGDGIGDENGKGTNGVLDGDGGKMSFFVGVNADPGSYTVTANIDDVEATDTIPYLCADCVAITTVVYDSDPNAAFCTN; translated from the coding sequence ATGAAAGCGAAGGATTCTTTCTGGCGCATGCTGGTCGCGCTCGTCGCGGTGCTGACCATGGGCTCGCTGGCGTTCGTGGCCGCGTGCGGCGGCGACGACGACGATGACGATTCGTCGAGCGGCGACGACGACGCGACCGATGACGACACCGACGACGACACCGACGACGACGCGACGGACGACGACGCCGATGACGACGCCGACGACGACACCGGCGACGACGACACGGTGGACGGCAGCTCGATCAGCGGAACGGCGACCGACTTCAAGGAAGGCACACCGCTTCCGGAAGCGACCGTCGAAGCCGTGAACGACGAGGACGGTTCCTCATTCGATCCGCCGATCATTGAGACCGCGGATGAGAACGGTTTCGTGACCCTGACTGGGATTCCCGACGACGCCAAGGGCGCCGTGGCCATCAAAGTCACGTACAACGGCTATAAGGACACCTATCAGTTCCATTTCGAGACAGGGACCGCGAACGAGGAGTTCCTGGCGGTTTCGAATACCGTCGTGACGCTCGTTTCCGGCCTGCTCGGCATCACCCCCGATCCCACAAAGGGCTTCGCCTCCGGCGGCGTCTACTGGTCTGACGGCACGGAGGAGTATCCCGTCGGTTGCGCCGAAGTGACATTCGATCCGGGCGTTTCCGAGGTTCACTACTTCAAGGAGAGCGTGCTCGGCGTGCTCCCGACCGATGAACGCGACACCGACGGCGACGGCATCGGCGACGAAAACGGCAAGGGCACCAACGGCGTGCTCGACGGCGACGGCGGCAAGATGAGCTTCTTCGTCGGCGTCAACGCCGATCCGGGTTCGTACACGGTCACGGCCAATATCGACGACGTGGAAGCCACCGATACGATCCCGTATCTGTGCGCCGACTGCGTGGCGATCACGACCGTGGTGTACGACTCCGATCCGAACGCGGCGTTCTGCACGAACTGA